In Corynebacterium freiburgense, the sequence AATACCCAACGATGCCTTTAACGGTGAGGTTTTGCACACATGTGAGTTTCAACTTATAACTATAGGTAGTTGCCTCGGCGGCGACATCACCTGATAGGAGTTGGATTTCCGAGCCGGCTTTCACCGATGGTGCGATGGTTGCGGCGGACACCTCGGCGGAAAAGTTCAATCCGGCGGTGGATTGGCCAAGCACAATTTTGCCGGGCCCAGTGGTAGCAATTTTAGTGTTGACTGGCATGGATAGCTCCTAGTGTGGGGGTCGGATGGTGAGAGAGAATGCAGGGCAGACCTCCCCGCCGGGGAGGGTGACGGTGGTCCCCAGGTCGGTGTCAACGACGTTGCCGCTCAGCACGTCCAGTGCTGTGGTGAGCATCTTTTCTAGCACGCCGATGGCCGCCGGGATATCTGTTTCTGGGCTAATAAGATGAATCCCTATCTCAATAATGTTTGTGCCGTCGAGACGGCGGCCGAGCCAGCGGGTAGCATGCACCCACGCACACGGTGGATGCAGACATAGCGGGTCGATATCGGCCGGGATGCCCGCATTTTGGAGTGCGGTCGTAATGTCAGTGAGGCTGTCGGTAATCATTGCAGTAACGGTAGCTAGGCGACGATGATGTCTCGGTGGCGCCCAAGGTTCAGCAATGCCTCGATATCGGGATCGTATTTCGCGACATAGCTGGGACCCAGTTCACCGATAGTTTCCACCCCGGAGGGGCTGGCGCGGCGTCGCCATAATCGGGCGGCGAGCATGTGCGCGCCACGGCGGGTTTTCGCACTGTCCCATTGGGACGCCGGGACCCAGTCAGCGACCAGGTCTACGACTGCGTCGATGACGTCGGCGAGGTCAGCGTGATAGTCGCCGCTGAGTTTGAGTTGGGCGGCAAGCTTTTCGGCATTGATGATGCCTACTGGTCGGTTGGTCATGCGGTAAACTTCACCAACTTTAGGCCCTTGGGTTGCTCAACCAGTGTGGCGCGATAGCCGAACACGCCTTCATCGGTGGCACCTTTAGCGACGTTGAGTGCATCGACGCGGATCGGGCTGCCTGCTAACTCCCCGTGGCGGATGGCTGGTTTACACCACGCCAGGACTTTCCCTTTGCCGATCAATGGAGTTGGTTTCATCTGGGCCGGGGTAATGCCAAGCATTTCCAAAAACGCTGGTAATTCTTTTTCTTTGACATCGATCAAATTAAACCAATCCATGTCATTGACGACATACACATCCGGGTCGATATTGGTCGCAGCATGGATCGTGTGCCGCGCCCAGCCGCAGGCTTTAAACAGCGACCATTGCTTTGCAGATTGATCATCCTCGGCACCGGCACCCGCAAGCGCATCAGCCAGGGCTTTTTCGTCGGACTTTTGCGCATAGGATTCCGCCATGGCTGCGAAGTATTTGGCGATGACATCGACTTGGTGGAAATGGATGTGCTCGATCGGCAGCTGGTTCGCGCCCGCCAATCGGGTGGCCTCAACTTCGACGAGTTCGAATTCAGCTTTAGTTGACGAGACTTCAGCGGGATGCCCAGCGTAGTCGGCGACCTCAGGTTTGGTTTTCCAGCGCACGCCTTGCATTTTCAACCCCGTGAGAGTGTCTTGCCGCATGGCCGGGATAAATTTCCGCTGGTAGGTGACGCCTTCCCAAAGCTCACCGACCCAGTTCGGCGCGAGCCCAAGTGGGGATTTCGCGACCTGCAATGATTGCAGTGCCGCGGTGAGCATAGTCGGCTCGGCGGTGGGATCATCCAGGCGGGCAAGCGCATCGTAGATCGCAGAGCAGCTGAGTTCGACTGGGCGCGGTGTGGCGTGGATGCCGCCGGGGGCTGCGGCCGGGCCTGCGCTGGCGGTGACAGTCTCGGCGGTGGGGGTGTCATTATTCATCGTGGTGGTCTCGGTTGGGTCGGGTGTGGTATGGGAGGCGGTGATACTGGTGACACGGGCGCTGGAGAACGCTGGGATCGCCACCAACGCGACTGACATCAGTGTCGCCGCAGTAATTGTGTCACCGTCAAATTGGGGTTCGAGCAGTTCGACCGATAGCGCATCGCGCACTCCTTCGCGGATGTCTGCGCTGGCAAGATCGCCATCCGGGGTTCGGGCAAGATGAAATTTTGCGTACAAACCAGCATCGGTGTCGGTAAGTTCCAGGGCGTAGCCGACCGGTTGCCAATCTGCTTGAGTTGAGTGGTTTCTCAACAATTTAATATGGCGAAGATCATCGGGGATGGTGATCGCCCCACGCGCGACCTGATAGTCTCCGGCGCTGGTCATGCCATGCTGATTCCACGGCAGGATAAGCCCTTCAACGATGCGTGGGGCAGCGTCGGCGTCAGTGCAGGTGGTGGCAGTCAACAGTGCGTTAGTCTGCAGAATCACGGTGGCGCCCCTTTTTTTCTCGTGGTTCAGCAGCCAACCACGGCATGTAGGTTTTCATCCATGCCTCCGTAGCAGGGTGAGCAAGAATACGGGTGATCGTAGCGATCGTGGCGAGGGTTGCCGCCACCCATGGAATGGATTCAATGCCAAGTTCTTTGGCAATGATTGGCAAAATCGGGCCGATGCCAATGACAGCGGCGACCAGGGTGCGGATCGTGGCGCGGTTTGGATGTTTCACTTGTGTTGGTGTCATGGTTGTACGGGAGCAGGATCAGGGGCAACAACCGTAAGCAGTTGCCGGACGGCAAAGGTATTCACCACAGCGGTGATGGTTAAGGCAACAAGTTCGATGACGGTCATGGTTTTGCAGAAAACCCTTGCACTTCAAGGGCTTCACCAATGGCGGCCAAGGCATCGACGACGGTGCGCCCGCCGAGCTGCGGCCAGCCGGCGAATGTGTGGCCATGGGCATCGCGGCCCGGCCCGGCCAACTGGTCAAGGATCAATGAATCAATATCTGTGCGCATAGGTTCACTTTCTTCCATCGGTGAGGTGGTGCCATAGAACAGGGCATGTAGTTGTTCTCTGGTGCCACGAAAAGCATTGATATCAACACCTGAATTTCCGCCGCGCCAGCTTCCAAATCGCGCTTCTGAGCTAAATTGCCACAACGCTGGCTGTTGGTTGCCCAATGGGTAATTCCACTGCCTGTGGCTATTTCCTGGATAAATATTTTTTGGCGGGCCCGGGGTATTGGTTCCATAAGCGGCGACCCAAAATGCACCGAACTCATGGCTATCTGGCTCATTTGGTGAAATTTTATGCTCCCAATAGGGAACATATGAATAACACCCGATGACACGAACACCAGCTTGCTCGAACAGTCGCTTACATTCGCGGATGTGATCGACGTGGATGCCTGCGGGGGTTTCCACATCAATCCACATTGGGCGTTGCTGGTTTCCCATAACCTCAAGGGAGGCTTGTACCTGGGCCGCAATACTCGATCCTTCACGAGGGTTACGCAAATAGTGGTATGCCGACGTAATCAGGCCAGCTGCCTCGGCGTCTGCCAGATGCGACTGGTAGACCCGGTCACGGTGGATGCCATCAGTAGTACGAATGATGGCGAAATCCAGGTCCGACTCGCGGGCGGCCTCGACGAGGCTGAGACCGTTTTGCCACTCAGAGACATCAACGCCAAAAATAGTCATTGGTTCTCACTTTCAATTTCAACATGTGGGTTAGGCGCGGGTAGGGAACGATCATCAGGCACAGTGAGTGCAGCGATATCGGCGGTGGCCTCGCTGGTATCGACCCTGAGTGACACACCACGGGGCACAATGTCGTCCATCCCCAGTCGGGCGGTGACCGCTGAAATCATCGGGGCGATGCCAAAGGTGATCAGCTCGGCCATCCTGGCTTGAGTATTGGAATACGACAAGGAGGTGCCGGAGAGGGTGGCATCGATCATCGCGGCCGGGATCGAGCACAGTCGCGCCAAGTCAACCGCAACCGCGTTGCGGCCCTCAACCAACAGGTGTTCTTTGATGCTGCCGTGTTCTTTCACTTCAATGCCTGCTGAAGTGAATGCGACCCCACCATCGCGGCCTTTCCGGGCACGAATCCAGCTTTGTTTCAGCTCGGCGACTTTTTCCGGTGTCAACGGCTTATCACTGGTTTGATGCAACTCGGTGGTGTGGGCTGGGGTTTCTACTGCGCGCCGCACCCCACGAGCAAGCGCGAGTGCTTCCGGGATGGTGGTTTTCCCCAGTGCAAGAATGCCCTCATGAATCCCAGGGATCAGGATATGGGTTGCGGCCGCAACCGGCGCCCCATCGACTAGGACACGATCCTCGGCATCAAATGCCCAGGCATCGTATGGGACCC encodes:
- a CDS encoding glycoside hydrolase family 25 protein, whose amino-acid sequence is MTIFGVDVSEWQNGLSLVEAARESDLDFAIIRTTDGIHRDRVYQSHLADAEAAGLITSAYHYLRNPREGSSIAAQVQASLEVMGNQQRPMWIDVETPAGIHVDHIRECKRLFEQAGVRVIGCYSYVPYWEHKISPNEPDSHEFGAFWVAAYGTNTPGPPKNIYPGNSHRQWNYPLGNQQPALWQFSSEARFGSWRGGNSGVDINAFRGTREQLHALFYGTTSPMEESEPMRTDIDSLILDQLAGPGRDAHGHTFAGWPQLGGRTVVDALAAIGEALEVQGFSAKP
- a CDS encoding phage portal protein — protein: MVNDASMGMMDAFRALRAMTAPTSSLSEHPRLESLSFIGDDLDDVSLHGITRDAALTIPALLRARNLICTTCARLPIVAVRNGTDLDAQPAWISRTDGLLSPYHRMLWTIDDLLFYGWSLWRVTRDYSGHVLTADRVPYDAWAFDAEDRVLVDGAPVAAATHILIPGIHEGILALGKTTIPEALALARGVRRAVETPAHTTELHQTSDKPLTPEKVAELKQSWIRARKGRDGGVAFTSAGIEVKEHGSIKEHLLVEGRNAVAVDLARLCSIPAAMIDATLSGTSLSYSNTQARMAELITFGIAPMISAVTARLGMDDIVPRGVSLRVDTSEATADIAALTVPDDRSLPAPNPHVEIESENQ